A single genomic interval of Candidatus Jordarchaeales archaeon harbors:
- a CDS encoding TIGR00289 family protein gives MRVAVLFSGGKDSSLALLWALNNNFEIEALVSFIPERDDSYMFHVPNIKLTKLQAEAAGLPYVPVPSSGLKDREISELEEVLGRINVDAVVSGVVSSEYQKTAVEKVCKRLELKYFTPLWHINETLLLLNVVNLGFDARFCGVYALGFTRNWLGRKLDHAAIADLLLLKKTYGVSMAGEGGEYETLVLDAPYYKKRVEIVDAETYWDDFRGQLLVKKARLAEKGRGEK, from the coding sequence AGTAGCTGTGCTTTTCAGCGGTGGAAAAGACTCGAGCCTAGCCCTACTATGGGCACTTAACAATAACTTCGAAATCGAGGCACTTGTCTCTTTCATCCCAGAGAGGGATGACAGCTACATGTTCCACGTACCGAACATAAAGTTGACAAAACTACAAGCGGAAGCCGCCGGCCTCCCCTATGTCCCCGTTCCCTCCTCCGGGTTGAAGGACCGAGAAATTAGTGAACTAGAGGAGGTGCTTGGAAGAATTAACGTAGACGCCGTGGTTTCAGGGGTTGTTTCGAGTGAGTATCAGAAAACAGCCGTCGAGAAAGTTTGTAAAAGGTTGGAATTAAAATACTTCACCCCACTCTGGCATATAAACGAAACACTCCTACTCCTAAACGTAGTGAATTTAGGTTTCGACGCTAGGTTTTGCGGAGTTTACGCGCTGGGGTTCACGCGCAACTGGCTTGGAAGAAAGTTGGATCACGCAGCCATAGCAGACCTTCTACTCCTCAAGAAGACGTATGGAGTGAGCATGGCGGGAGAAGGGGGCGAGTACGAAACCTTAGTGTTAGACGCTCCTTATTACAAGAAGAGGGTTGAAATAGTCGATGCAGAAACGTATTGGGATGATTTCAGGGGTCAGCTCTTAGTTAAGAAAGCTAGGTTAGCGGAAAAGGGGCGTGGAGAAAAATGA
- the gatC gene encoding Asp-tRNA(Asn)/Glu-tRNA(Gln) amidotransferase subunit GatC, with amino-acid sequence MITEEVIRHVAWLARIKLTKDEEEKFAQQLRKIVEYFDIISRVDTSNVEPTFHVLDLYNVFREDEEGESLPQEVVLKSAHESENGFVKAPRIL; translated from the coding sequence ATGATCACGGAAGAAGTTATAAGACATGTGGCATGGCTTGCGAGGATAAAGCTTACGAAAGATGAAGAAGAAAAGTTCGCGCAACAGTTAAGGAAGATAGTAGAGTATTTCGACATTATCAGCAGGGTTGATACTTCAAATGTCGAACCTACCTTTCACGTCCTAGACCTCTACAACGTTTTTCGCGAGGACGAGGAGGGTGAGTCCCTCCCGCAAGAAGTCGTCCTAAAAAGTGCTCACGAGAGCGAAAACGGGTTCGTTAAAGCGCCAAGAATACTTTAG